One Erythrobacter sp. SDW2 genomic region harbors:
- the rpsA gene encoding 30S ribosomal protein S1 has product MATSANPTRDDFEALLNEQLGGAGDEGFEGRVVKGTVTAIENGFVIVDVGLKSEGRIDLKEFQRGEGDEAPTVGSEVEVFVDRVENADGEAMLSRDRARREAAWDKLESEFGEGVRVEGRIFGRVKGGFTVDLDGAVAFLPGSQVDIRPVRDVGPLMDMPQPFQILKMDRRRGNIVVSRRAVLEETRAEQRSELISDLAEGQVIDGVVKNITDYGAFVDLGGIDGLLHVTDMSYKRVNHPSEVIEIGQTVTVQIVRINSDTQRISLGMKQLESDPWDGVAAKYPVGMKLTGTVTNITEYGAFVEIEPGIEGLVHVSEMSWTKKNVHPGKIVSTSQEVEVMVLEVDSEKRRISLGLKQAQRNPWEEFAEKHPVGSEVEGEVKNATEFGLFIGLDGDVDGMVHMSDIAWGISGEDALALHRKGEMVKAVVLDVDTDKERISLGMKQLEKGAPSAAGADSSSLRKNETVTVTVLEVRDGGLEVQVGEDGATGFIKRSDLGRDRDEQRTDRFQPGAKVDAMVIGFDRSKKPNFSIKALQIAEEKEAVAQFGSADSGASLGDILGAALKKKED; this is encoded by the coding sequence ATGGCGACTTCTGCCAACCCCACGCGCGACGATTTCGAAGCGCTCCTCAATGAACAACTCGGCGGCGCAGGCGATGAAGGCTTCGAAGGCCGCGTCGTCAAGGGCACCGTCACCGCAATCGAAAACGGTTTCGTGATCGTGGACGTCGGCCTCAAGAGCGAAGGCCGCATCGATCTCAAGGAATTCCAGCGCGGCGAAGGCGACGAAGCCCCGACCGTCGGCAGCGAAGTCGAAGTCTTCGTCGACCGCGTCGAGAACGCCGACGGCGAAGCCATGCTCAGCCGCGACCGCGCTCGCCGCGAAGCCGCCTGGGACAAGCTGGAAAGCGAGTTCGGCGAGGGCGTCCGCGTCGAAGGCCGCATCTTCGGCCGCGTCAAGGGCGGCTTCACCGTCGACCTCGACGGCGCCGTGGCCTTCCTGCCCGGCAGCCAGGTGGACATCCGCCCGGTCCGCGACGTCGGCCCGCTGATGGACATGCCGCAGCCGTTCCAGATCCTGAAGATGGACCGCCGCCGCGGCAACATCGTCGTGTCGCGCCGCGCGGTGCTTGAAGAAACCCGCGCCGAACAGCGCAGCGAGCTGATCAGCGACCTCGCCGAAGGCCAGGTCATCGACGGCGTCGTCAAGAACATCACCGATTACGGTGCCTTCGTCGACCTCGGCGGCATCGACGGCCTGCTGCATGTCACCGACATGAGCTACAAGCGCGTCAACCACCCGAGCGAAGTGATCGAGATCGGCCAGACCGTGACCGTCCAGATCGTCCGCATCAACTCGGATACCCAGCGCATCAGCCTCGGCATGAAGCAGCTGGAAAGCGATCCGTGGGATGGCGTCGCCGCGAAGTACCCGGTCGGCATGAAACTGACGGGCACTGTCACCAACATCACCGAATACGGCGCGTTCGTCGAAATCGAGCCCGGCATCGAAGGCCTGGTCCACGTTTCGGAAATGAGCTGGACCAAGAAGAACGTCCACCCCGGCAAGATCGTCTCGACCTCGCAGGAAGTCGAAGTCATGGTGCTGGAAGTCGATAGCGAGAAGCGCCGCATCTCGCTCGGCCTCAAGCAGGCCCAGCGCAATCCGTGGGAAGAGTTCGCCGAGAAGCACCCGGTCGGCAGCGAAGTCGAAGGCGAAGTCAAGAACGCCACCGAATTCGGCCTGTTCATCGGTCTCGACGGCGATGTCGACGGCATGGTCCACATGTCGGATATCGCCTGGGGCATCTCGGGCGAAGACGCGCTGGCGCTCCACCGCAAGGGCGAGATGGTCAAGGCCGTTGTGCTCGACGTCGACACCGACAAGGAACGCATCAGCCTCGGCATGAAGCAGCTCGAGAAGGGCGCCCCGTCGGCTGCCGGTGCGGATTCGAGCTCGCTGCGCAAGAACGAAACCGTCACGGTCACCGTTCTCGAAGTCCGCGATGGCGGCCTCGAAGTGCAGGTCGGCGAAGACGGCGCGACCGGCTTCATCAAGCGTTCGGACCTCGGCCGCGACCGCGACGAGCAGCGCACCGACCGCTTCCAGCCCGGTGCCAAGGTCGATGCCATGGTCATCGGCTTCGACCGTTCGAAGAAGCCCAACTTCTCGATCAAGGCCCTGCAGATCGCCGAAGAGAAGGAAGCCGTGGCCCAGTTCGGTTCGGCCGACTCGGGTGCATCGCTCGGCGACATTCTCGGCGCAGCGCTGAAGAAGAAGGAAGACTAA
- the radC gene encoding DNA repair protein RadC has translation MPDTENGQLRSQASEHGGAGHRERLRERLLKGGAEALADYEVLEYLLFAAFRQGDTKPIAKVLIKRFGSLSAVLNADPGALAEVKGMGKTSAAALKAVALAARRMTRNEVEDKPVLGSWQALLDYLTVDMAHLTVERVRVLYLNTQNRLIQDHHVGDGSIDEAAIHPREVIRRGLDLGATALILVHNHPSGNPEPSRADIQITNRIAEAGRLLGITVHDHVIVGRQGHISLRAKGLI, from the coding sequence TTGCCGGACACAGAAAATGGCCAATTGCGCAGTCAGGCGTCCGAACATGGCGGTGCCGGCCACCGCGAGCGGCTGCGCGAGCGGCTGCTCAAAGGCGGTGCCGAAGCGCTGGCCGACTATGAAGTGCTGGAATATCTGCTGTTCGCCGCCTTCCGCCAGGGAGATACCAAGCCCATCGCGAAGGTCCTGATCAAGCGGTTCGGCTCTCTCTCGGCGGTGCTCAATGCCGATCCCGGCGCGCTGGCCGAGGTCAAGGGCATGGGCAAGACCAGCGCCGCCGCGCTCAAGGCCGTGGCGCTGGCCGCCCGGCGGATGACGCGCAACGAAGTGGAAGACAAGCCGGTGCTGGGCAGCTGGCAGGCGCTACTCGATTACCTGACGGTGGATATGGCGCATCTGACGGTCGAGCGGGTACGGGTGCTTTATCTCAACACCCAGAACCGGCTGATCCAGGACCACCATGTGGGTGACGGCTCCATTGACGAGGCGGCGATCCATCCGCGCGAAGTCATCCGTCGCGGGCTGGACCTTGGCGCGACCGCGCTGATACTCGTGCACAATCACCCCAGCGGCAATCCCGAACCGAGCCGGGCCGATATCCAGATCACCAACCGCATCGCCGAGGCCGGACGCTTGCTCGGCATTACCGTCCACGATCATGTGATCGTGGGACGGCAGGGTCACATCAGCCTGCGGGCAAAGGGCCTGATCTGA
- a CDS encoding flavodoxin family protein has translation MALTACALNCSLAPSGARASSTDAMIGVLRESFAKHDVTVGDPVRLADFNIKPGVSSDEGEGDDWPHIREQVLAADILVFGTPIWMGQASSVAKRALERMDAFLGETDDAGRMPSYGKVAVAAIVGNEDGAHCASSQIFQSLNDTGWTIPAVAACYWVGEAMGSVDFKDLEHRPRKVSETAKMVASNAAHLAGLLKQSPYPG, from the coding sequence GTGGCCCTTACTGCATGTGCCCTCAATTGCTCGCTGGCTCCCTCCGGCGCCCGCGCAAGTTCCACCGATGCCATGATCGGCGTCTTGCGCGAATCCTTCGCCAAGCACGATGTGACGGTCGGGGACCCTGTCCGGCTGGCTGACTTCAACATCAAGCCCGGCGTGTCCTCAGATGAAGGCGAGGGCGATGACTGGCCCCATATCCGTGAGCAGGTCCTGGCTGCCGACATCCTGGTCTTCGGGACCCCGATCTGGATGGGACAGGCCTCTTCCGTTGCGAAGCGTGCCCTCGAACGGATGGACGCCTTCCTTGGCGAAACGGACGATGCAGGGCGGATGCCCAGCTATGGCAAGGTCGCGGTAGCGGCGATTGTCGGCAATGAGGACGGAGCCCATTGTGCCTCCTCGCAGATTTTCCAAAGCCTGAACGATACCGGGTGGACGATCCCGGCTGTCGCGGCCTGTTACTGGGTCGGCGAAGCCATGGGCAGTGTCGATTTCAAGGATCTCGAGCATCGCCCGCGCAAGGTGTCGGAAACCGCAAAGATGGTCGCCAGCAATGCCGCGCATTTGGCAGGTCTGCTCAAACAGTCACCCTATCCCGGCTGA
- a CDS encoding YdbH domain-containing protein — MEPGEETAVAVARTSRAPWRAARIGGLALLAMLAIGVLVVWLSRERIADNIIADQMQQYDLPGTYDIESISPARQVVRNVVIGDPADPDLTIERVVINLRYRFGYPAIGRVELTRPRLYGSVGEDGQITFGALDKAIFAESDQPPGLPDLDILLDDGRARIDTPWGNVGLKAQGEGELDDGFTGTLAAIAPRMEYDGCTLQRLSLYGDVRVVRGRPILTGPLRAGQSQCPAQGLALARADFSLGVTGDATLDGADIRLEGKTGRIAFAGGSIEATSLGTQATLRGGRLVAKFDSTLEQAEAGGTGLASLGVTGGVRTDKGFTALQSDIALVGEGLSLDSSILQGLRDSVGSAEGTLAAPLLAQLTSAIEREVVGSSLAADFTVRSGEEGLTIVAPRASLRGRGGDVLATMTRVQLRSTGSGVPLISGNIAMGGAGLPQVQGRMERDGAGSVFRLRMAPYAAKDSRLAFSDLDIRQSRSGALTLKGSMQADGPLPGGAVRGLNVPLDGQVAANGTFTMWGGCTPVSFQQLGVYDLTLDARRLTLCPQRGRPILRFDGRGLSVVAGAAGLDLKGRLGESPIRLASGPVGIAWPGKLAMLDVDLVIGEEDNAARFLIPELRGELGEEITGTFAQADIALDAVPLDIREASGNWSYIDSVLAIDGGTFRVEDRKEEDLFNPLYARDAALTLVNGRIEASAALRENTSDRVVTFVDLAHDLGSGVGFADLRVDELRFDSRLQPVTLTELARGIVALVDGAVSGTGRIDWNARGITSTGRFRTDSLDLAAPFGPVRGASGTIVFTDLLGLTTAPDQKLFVKSINPGIEVEDGVITWQLTGGTLLEIRNGSWPWLGGTLAMRPVRLDFSQPETRRYIFDVRGLDAALFIERLELSNLSARGIFDGTVGVTFDEFGNGFIEDSVLIARPPGGNVSYVGELTYEDMGAIANFAFQSLRSLDFKQMRVGIEGPLAGEVLTAISFEGVSQGEGASKNFITKRLAKLPIRFNVNIRAPFYQLLTNMRSLYDPDYIPDPRSITGLMPRSPPTPPAPQPQPEQELAPTKPPIQDPESEDDL; from the coding sequence ATGGAACCGGGCGAAGAGACAGCGGTCGCAGTGGCCCGTACCAGCCGCGCGCCATGGCGGGCCGCCCGCATCGGCGGGCTGGCGTTGCTGGCCATGCTCGCCATCGGTGTGCTGGTCGTCTGGCTCAGCCGTGAGCGCATTGCCGACAATATCATCGCCGACCAAATGCAGCAGTACGACCTGCCGGGCACTTACGATATCGAATCGATCAGCCCGGCGCGGCAGGTCGTGCGCAATGTCGTGATTGGCGATCCGGCCGACCCGGACTTGACCATCGAACGGGTGGTGATCAACCTGCGCTACCGCTTCGGTTATCCTGCTATTGGTCGAGTAGAACTGACCCGACCGCGGCTGTACGGGTCGGTCGGCGAAGACGGCCAGATCACCTTCGGCGCGCTCGACAAGGCCATCTTCGCGGAGAGCGACCAGCCGCCCGGACTACCCGATCTCGACATCCTGCTCGACGACGGCCGCGCTCGGATCGACACGCCGTGGGGCAATGTCGGGCTGAAGGCGCAAGGCGAGGGTGAACTGGACGACGGGTTCACCGGTACGCTGGCGGCAATAGCGCCTCGCATGGAATATGACGGCTGCACGCTCCAGCGGCTCTCGCTGTACGGGGATGTGCGGGTGGTAAGGGGACGACCGATCCTGACCGGGCCGCTTCGGGCCGGCCAATCGCAGTGTCCGGCTCAAGGGCTGGCTTTGGCCAGGGCAGACTTTTCGCTCGGCGTTACCGGCGATGCCACGCTCGACGGGGCCGACATCAGGCTGGAAGGGAAGACAGGGCGCATCGCTTTCGCAGGTGGCTCTATCGAAGCCACATCGCTTGGCACACAGGCTACCCTACGCGGCGGACGGTTGGTGGCGAAGTTCGACTCGACGCTCGAACAGGCCGAAGCGGGCGGGACCGGCCTCGCATCGCTCGGCGTTACCGGCGGGGTGCGGACCGACAAGGGATTTACCGCGCTGCAATCGGATATCGCATTGGTGGGCGAGGGGCTCTCGCTCGATTCTTCGATCCTGCAGGGCCTCCGGGACAGCGTCGGCTCCGCTGAAGGAACACTGGCAGCGCCGCTGCTGGCGCAGCTGACCTCTGCGATAGAGCGTGAGGTTGTCGGGTCATCGCTGGCCGCCGATTTCACCGTGCGATCGGGTGAAGAGGGGCTGACAATTGTCGCCCCGCGCGCCAGTTTGCGCGGTCGTGGCGGCGATGTGCTTGCCACCATGACGCGGGTGCAACTCCGTTCGACGGGCAGCGGCGTCCCCCTGATCAGCGGCAATATTGCCATGGGCGGGGCGGGGCTTCCGCAGGTACAGGGCCGGATGGAGCGCGACGGGGCCGGTTCGGTCTTCCGCCTGCGCATGGCGCCCTATGCGGCGAAAGATAGCCGGCTGGCTTTTTCCGACCTCGATATCCGCCAGTCGCGCAGCGGGGCGTTGACGCTGAAAGGGTCGATGCAGGCCGACGGTCCGCTGCCCGGCGGCGCTGTACGCGGGCTCAATGTCCCGCTTGACGGGCAGGTGGCGGCGAACGGGACTTTCACCATGTGGGGTGGGTGCACCCCGGTCAGTTTCCAGCAGCTGGGTGTCTACGACCTGACCCTCGACGCGCGGCGGCTGACGCTGTGCCCGCAGCGGGGGCGGCCGATCCTTCGGTTTGATGGTCGCGGCCTGTCGGTGGTGGCGGGGGCGGCAGGGCTCGACCTCAAGGGCAGACTGGGCGAATCGCCGATCCGGCTCGCCAGCGGTCCAGTCGGCATCGCCTGGCCGGGCAAGTTGGCGATGCTGGATGTCGATCTCGTCATCGGCGAGGAAGACAATGCCGCGCGCTTCCTCATCCCCGAACTGCGCGGCGAGCTGGGCGAGGAGATCACCGGCACCTTCGCGCAGGCCGATATTGCCCTCGATGCCGTTCCGCTCGACATCCGCGAGGCCAGCGGCAATTGGAGCTATATCGACAGTGTCCTCGCGATCGATGGCGGCACCTTCCGGGTCGAGGATCGCAAGGAAGAGGACCTGTTCAACCCGCTTTACGCCCGTGATGCGGCGCTGACGCTGGTCAACGGCCGGATCGAAGCCAGCGCGGCCCTGCGCGAGAATACCAGCGACCGGGTGGTGACTTTTGTCGATCTCGCCCATGACCTGGGCAGCGGCGTCGGCTTCGCCGACCTGCGGGTGGACGAACTGCGGTTTGATTCGAGGCTCCAGCCCGTAACCCTGACCGAGCTGGCGCGAGGCATCGTCGCTCTGGTGGACGGAGCGGTTTCGGGCACGGGCAGGATCGACTGGAATGCTCGAGGCATCACTTCAACCGGTCGCTTCCGCACCGATTCGCTCGATCTGGCGGCGCCCTTCGGCCCAGTGCGGGGCGCTTCGGGAACGATCGTATTCACTGACCTGCTGGGCTTGACGACCGCGCCCGATCAGAAGCTGTTTGTAAAATCCATCAACCCCGGGATCGAGGTCGAGGATGGCGTCATCACCTGGCAGCTGACGGGCGGCACCCTGCTGGAAATCAGGAACGGCAGCTGGCCGTGGCTGGGCGGCACCCTCGCCATGCGGCCCGTGCGGCTCGATTTCTCACAGCCGGAAACGCGGCGCTATATCTTCGATGTCCGTGGCCTCGACGCTGCGCTGTTCATCGAACGGCTGGAGTTGAGCAATCTTTCGGCACGCGGGATTTTCGACGGCACCGTCGGCGTCACGTTCGACGAATTCGGCAACGGGTTTATCGAGGACAGCGTGCTGATCGCGCGTCCGCCGGGGGGCAATGTGTCCTATGTCGGCGAGCTGACCTATGAGGATATGGGGGCGATTGCCAATTTTGCCTTCCAGTCGCTGCGCTCGCTCGACTTCAAGCAGATGCGGGTCGGCATCGAAGGCCCGCTGGCGGGCGAGGTGCTGACCGCGATCAGCTTCGAAGGCGTCAGCCAGGGCGAGGGCGCCAGCAAGAACTTCATCACCAAACGGCTGGCCAAGCTGCCGATCCGCTTCAACGTGAATATCAGGGCGCCGTTCTACCAGTTGCTCACCAATATGCGCTCGCTGTACGACCCGGACTACATCCCCGATCCGCGCAGTATCACCGGCCTGATGCCCAGGTCGCCGCCGACACCGCCAGCGCCACAGCCCCAACCAGAGCAGGAGCTTGCTCCAACCAAACCGCCTATTCAGGACCCCGAAAGCGAGGACGACCTATGA
- a CDS encoding NADPH:quinone oxidoreductase family protein, whose amino-acid sequence MKALRVQQLSDDLSGIELVDLSVPERGPGEVLVRVHAASLNFPDLLMTQGKYQFKPVPPFTSGMELAGEVVEADSDSGFAAGDLVMGGAKTGGFAEYAAVPTRSLRRVPEGISAAAAASMGATYLTAYVALAELGGLEAGQTVLVHGASGGVGLATCDLAKALGATVIAATHNPAKLDALKAARGVDHAIVNTGRFREDVIALTDSRLCDLVFDPVGGDVFDESTRCVAFGGKLLVVGFVSGRIPEIAVNLPLIKGFSVVGVRAGEYARRFPDRGDRIMAEIAQLASTGAIQPHIDRTLPLERWREAFGAMAAGELIGKVVLQPG is encoded by the coding sequence ATGAAGGCCTTGCGCGTCCAGCAGCTGTCCGACGACCTCTCGGGCATCGAACTGGTCGACCTGTCCGTGCCGGAGCGAGGCCCCGGGGAAGTGCTCGTCCGCGTCCACGCCGCCTCGCTCAACTTCCCGGACCTGCTGATGACGCAGGGGAAATACCAGTTCAAACCCGTACCGCCCTTTACCAGCGGGATGGAGCTTGCTGGCGAAGTGGTCGAAGCCGACAGCGACAGCGGCTTTGCAGCGGGCGATCTCGTGATGGGCGGGGCCAAGACCGGCGGCTTTGCCGAATACGCGGCAGTCCCGACCCGCTCCCTTCGGCGAGTACCCGAAGGCATCTCCGCTGCGGCGGCGGCTTCGATGGGGGCAACCTATCTCACCGCCTATGTCGCGCTGGCTGAATTGGGCGGACTGGAAGCCGGACAAACTGTACTTGTTCACGGGGCCAGTGGAGGGGTCGGCCTCGCCACCTGTGACCTTGCCAAGGCGCTGGGGGCCACGGTCATCGCCGCAACCCACAATCCGGCCAAGCTGGACGCACTCAAGGCGGCACGCGGCGTCGACCATGCGATCGTCAACACCGGGCGGTTTCGCGAGGATGTGATCGCCCTGACCGACAGTCGCCTGTGCGACCTGGTATTCGACCCGGTCGGTGGCGACGTGTTCGACGAAAGCACCCGCTGTGTCGCATTTGGTGGCAAGCTGCTGGTGGTCGGTTTTGTTTCCGGGCGCATTCCGGAGATCGCGGTCAATCTCCCGCTGATCAAGGGCTTTTCCGTCGTCGGGGTGCGCGCAGGCGAATACGCGCGACGATTCCCGGACCGCGGTGACCGGATCATGGCGGAGATTGCGCAACTCGCCAGCACCGGTGCAATCCAGCCGCATATCGACCGCACCCTGCCGCTGGAACGATGGCGCGAGGCTTTCGGCGCCATGGCAGCGGGTGAGTTGATCGGGAAAGTGGTGCTTCAGCCGGGATAG
- a CDS encoding YnbE family lipoprotein, with product MKRGLKIVSGSVAVPVMLGGCININAPAEPIVIELNINIRQEVIYRLAEDVKENIEENADIF from the coding sequence ATGAAACGGGGGTTGAAGATTGTGTCGGGATCGGTGGCTGTGCCGGTCATGCTGGGCGGTTGCATCAATATCAATGCACCGGCGGAACCCATCGTGATCGAGCTCAACATCAATATCCGGCAGGAAGTGATCTATCGTCTCGCGGAAGATGTGAAGGAAAACATCGAGGAAAACGCGGACATATTCTGA
- a CDS encoding F0F1 ATP synthase subunit A, translating into MHQFTVEPMFGSQNWEVAGYNIMFTNSSMWMLVTVIALTVFMLGGMKRQLVPGRWQMAVESFTGFIDNMLEANIGKEGRKYVPYIFSLFMFILFGNLLGLLPLGVLGIHPFTFTSHFTITGVLAIISFSIVLIVGFWKHGLHFFSLFVPHGTPLPMVPAIALIEFFSFLIRPFSLGLRLFVAMMAGHVLLKVLSSFVINGINAGVGIGLLVSLPSFALMVAISALEILVAGIQAYVFALLTSLYINDAEHLH; encoded by the coding sequence ATGCACCAGTTCACTGTGGAACCGATGTTCGGTTCGCAGAACTGGGAAGTTGCCGGCTACAACATCATGTTCACCAACAGCTCCATGTGGATGCTGGTGACCGTGATCGCTCTGACCGTGTTCATGCTCGGCGGGATGAAGCGTCAGCTGGTCCCGGGCCGCTGGCAGATGGCAGTGGAAAGCTTCACCGGCTTCATCGACAACATGCTGGAAGCCAACATCGGCAAGGAAGGGCGCAAGTATGTGCCTTACATCTTCAGCCTGTTCATGTTCATCCTGTTCGGCAACCTGCTTGGCCTGCTGCCGCTGGGCGTGCTGGGCATCCACCCGTTCACCTTTACCAGCCACTTCACCATCACCGGTGTGCTGGCGATCATCAGCTTCTCGATCGTCCTGATCGTAGGCTTCTGGAAGCACGGGCTGCATTTCTTCAGCCTGTTCGTGCCGCATGGCACGCCGCTGCCGATGGTCCCCGCGATCGCCCTGATCGAGTTCTTCTCGTTCCTGATCCGCCCGTTCAGCCTCGGTCTGCGACTGTTCGTCGCCATGATGGCCGGGCACGTGCTGCTCAAGGTCCTTTCCAGCTTCGTCATCAACGGCATCAACGCCGGTGTCGGCATCGGCCTGCTCGTCAGCCTGCCCAGCTTCGCCCTGATGGTGGCGATCAGCGCGCTGGAAATCCTGGTCGCAGGCATCCAGGCCTATGTTTTCGCCTTGCTCACGTCGCTCTACATCAACGACGCCGAGCACCTTCACTAA
- a CDS encoding ATPase gives MPQIAQLAETYSSQIFWLLVFFGFTFFVIGRGMVPKVLATVGQRDQQIADDLAAAQAARDKADAEEEAWRVRENENRAAAQKLVAEAKAEAARKSEKTIATAQKRLDTKLAEAEERIAAARAQAMAEVETVAVEAAQDIVSRLAGVKVTKPAAAKAVKEALNA, from the coding sequence ATGCCCCAGATTGCCCAGCTCGCGGAAACCTACTCCAGCCAGATCTTCTGGTTGCTGGTGTTCTTCGGGTTCACTTTCTTCGTCATCGGCCGCGGCATGGTGCCCAAGGTCCTGGCGACCGTGGGCCAGCGCGACCAGCAGATCGCAGACGACCTTGCCGCTGCGCAGGCCGCGCGCGACAAGGCTGACGCCGAGGAAGAAGCCTGGCGGGTGCGTGAAAACGAGAACCGCGCTGCAGCGCAAAAGCTCGTTGCCGAAGCCAAGGCTGAAGCCGCCAGGAAGTCGGAAAAGACCATCGCGACCGCGCAGAAGCGGCTCGACACCAAGCTGGCCGAGGCCGAGGAGCGGATTGCCGCTGCCCGCGCCCAGGCCATGGCCGAAGTCGAGACCGTCGCTGTCGAGGCCGCGCAGGATATCGTCTCGCGCCTTGCCGGCGTGAAGGTGACCAAGCCGGCCGCCGCCAAGGCCGTGAAGGAGGCGCTCAATGCTTGA
- a CDS encoding AtpZ/AtpI family protein: MSDEKSAREPIAEDARIDALEARLKAAREREEQRNRPQGTGADANYRSGNRVLADLLGGLLGGTVIGWAVDALFDTGPWGLLVGLFLGIVVAFRNVFRMANTPPDESPNED, encoded by the coding sequence ATGAGCGACGAAAAGTCCGCCCGGGAACCCATTGCCGAAGATGCGCGGATCGACGCGCTCGAAGCGCGGCTGAAGGCCGCACGCGAGCGGGAAGAGCAGCGCAACCGGCCGCAGGGCACCGGTGCCGACGCGAATTACCGCAGCGGCAACCGTGTGCTGGCGGACCTCCTTGGCGGGCTTCTCGGCGGCACGGTGATCGGATGGGCAGTCGATGCCCTGTTCGATACCGGCCCATGGGGTCTGTTGGTGGGGCTGTTCCTCGGGATAGTCGTCGCCTTCAGGAATGTGTTCCGGATGGCGAACACGCCTCCCGATGAAAGTCCGAACGAGGACTGA
- the gloB gene encoding hydroxyacylglutathione hydrolase, which yields MLQIHQFPCLSDNYGYLVHDPASGETAAIDTPDGAEYLRQAQTKGWIITQIWNTHWHPDHAGGNKAIVEATSATIIAPQEVEKISAIDRVVAHGDTVALGGFTADVIDVSGHTNGHIAYHLPQAGVAFVGDSVFALGCGRMFEGEPKQFWDSLSRIKALPPETMLYCAHEYTESNARFAVHADPDNEQLRAYAAWVIEMRKTGEPTVPTELGKELATNPFLRADDPVLAAKWGGSTPAETFAALRAGKDNF from the coding sequence ATGCTTCAGATCCACCAGTTCCCGTGCCTGTCCGACAACTACGGCTACCTCGTCCACGATCCCGCCAGCGGCGAGACCGCGGCGATAGATACGCCCGACGGTGCCGAGTACCTGCGCCAGGCGCAGACCAAGGGTTGGATCATTACCCAGATCTGGAACACCCACTGGCACCCCGACCATGCCGGCGGGAACAAGGCCATCGTTGAAGCCACCAGCGCCACGATCATCGCCCCGCAGGAGGTCGAGAAGATTTCCGCCATCGACCGCGTGGTGGCGCATGGCGACACCGTCGCGCTGGGCGGCTTCACCGCCGACGTGATCGACGTTTCGGGCCACACCAACGGGCATATCGCCTACCATCTGCCACAAGCAGGCGTGGCTTTTGTCGGCGACAGCGTCTTCGCGCTGGGTTGCGGCCGGATGTTCGAAGGCGAGCCGAAGCAGTTCTGGGACAGCCTCAGCCGGATCAAGGCGCTCCCGCCCGAAACCATGCTTTATTGCGCCCATGAATACACCGAATCCAATGCGCGCTTCGCGGTCCACGCGGACCCGGACAACGAGCAGTTGCGAGCCTATGCAGCATGGGTGATCGAGATGCGCAAGACCGGCGAGCCGACCGTTCCGACGGAACTGGGCAAGGAACTCGCCACCAACCCCTTCCTGCGCGCCGATGATCCGGTGCTGGCAGCGAAATGGGGCGGATCGACCCCCGCCGAGACATTCGCCGCGCTGCGTGCGGGCAAGGACAATTTCTAG
- a CDS encoding F0F1 ATP synthase subunit C, translated as MDAEAAKLVGAGLAAIGAGMAAIGVGNVFGSFLESALRNPGAADGQQGRLFIGFAAAELLGLLAFVVAMILIFVA; from the coding sequence ATGGACGCAGAAGCAGCAAAGCTCGTCGGTGCGGGTCTCGCAGCCATCGGTGCCGGCATGGCCGCCATCGGTGTGGGTAACGTTTTCGGCTCGTTCCTCGAATCGGCTCTCCGCAACCCGGGTGCCGCCGATGGCCAGCAAGGGCGTTTGTTCATCGGCTTCGCCGCTGCCGAACTTCTCGGCCTGCTGGCGTTCGTCGTGGCGATGATCCTGATCTTCGTCGCCTAA
- a CDS encoding YdbL family protein — protein MAKFSIGKLALAAALGVALATPAAALFQRSPEYAAARAKGQVGEKPDGYLGVVGSQPKDIEDLVAELNIKRRANYTAKAQEKNVTLQEYAFAQGCELIARTEAGEKYQAPNGTWQTSTGSGQMRDPRCLPPQG, from the coding sequence ATGGCGAAATTTTCGATCGGCAAACTGGCTCTGGCAGCTGCGCTGGGCGTGGCGCTGGCGACGCCGGCGGCGGCCCTGTTCCAGCGTTCGCCGGAATATGCTGCGGCACGTGCCAAGGGGCAGGTCGGTGAGAAGCCCGATGGCTACCTCGGTGTGGTTGGTTCCCAACCCAAGGATATCGAGGATCTGGTAGCTGAGCTCAACATCAAGCGTCGGGCGAACTACACCGCCAAGGCGCAGGAAAAGAACGTTACCTTGCAGGAATATGCCTTTGCGCAAGGGTGCGAGCTCATCGCGCGCACGGAAGCAGGTGAGAAGTATCAGGCTCCCAATGGCACCTGGCAAACCAGCACCGGTTCGGGCCAGATGCGCGACCCGCGCTGTTTGCCGCCGCAGGGGTAG